Proteins from a genomic interval of Salinarchaeum sp. Harcht-Bsk1:
- a CDS encoding MarR family transcriptional regulator: MTDRGVDEDKRATLRRFAALGATIPAGLAASGSAAAEGSDAREALVGYLSATPGAHFSKVRDDLRLGTGETQHHLRQLIDDGAIVREDDGDYARYYPAATFSAPERTALAALRKETPRAMVLALLREPGQSGASLAESVGVSRPTISRQAASLEADGLLERDDGYRLQQPETVLALVVRYADSFDADAVALAGEADGLIAFDP; this comes from the coding sequence ATGACCGACCGGGGCGTCGACGAGGACAAGCGGGCCACGCTACGGCGGTTCGCAGCCCTCGGTGCGACGATCCCGGCGGGTCTCGCCGCCTCCGGGTCGGCCGCCGCCGAGGGGAGCGACGCTCGCGAGGCCCTCGTCGGCTACCTCTCGGCGACCCCCGGCGCGCACTTCTCGAAAGTCCGCGACGATCTCCGCCTGGGCACCGGCGAGACCCAGCACCACCTCCGCCAGCTGATCGACGACGGTGCGATCGTCCGCGAGGACGACGGCGACTACGCTCGGTACTACCCCGCAGCGACGTTCTCGGCCCCCGAGCGTACGGCGCTCGCCGCGCTCCGGAAGGAGACGCCGCGAGCGATGGTCCTCGCCTTGCTCCGTGAACCGGGACAGTCCGGGGCGAGCCTCGCGGAGTCCGTCGGCGTCTCGCGACCGACGATCAGCAGACAGGCCGCCAGTCTCGAGGCCGACGGACTCCTGGAACGCGACGACGGCTACCGGCTCCAGCAGCCCGAGACCGTCCTCGCGCTCGTCGTGCGCTACGCCGACTCATTCGACGCCGACGCCGTCGCGCTCGCTGGCGAGGCCGACGGCCTGATCGCGTTCGACCCCTGA
- a CDS encoding proteasome assembly chaperone family protein gives MAGITVQADLELDAPTLVEGLPGVGLVGKIATDHLVETLGMTRYASITCEGLPKLGVYAAGERDVRPPVRLYADEASNLVALQSDVPVSPQAAPTFADCVTGWLETDDVTPIYCSGYASEDRSTPPGLFGVATGGAGDRLDDLEIGTPDEHGAISGPTGALVAAASERDVPGYGLVVESNPQFPDPEAARVLIREGIAPLTDVEVDTEALVEQAEDVQERREELAKKLQEAQQEASSEAKPLRMYQ, from the coding sequence ATGGCAGGCATCACGGTTCAGGCCGACCTGGAACTCGACGCGCCGACGCTGGTCGAGGGGCTGCCGGGCGTCGGCCTCGTCGGCAAGATCGCGACCGACCACCTCGTGGAGACCCTGGGAATGACCCGCTATGCGAGCATCACCTGCGAGGGACTCCCCAAACTCGGCGTCTACGCCGCTGGCGAGCGTGACGTCAGACCGCCGGTCAGGCTCTACGCCGACGAGGCGTCGAACCTCGTCGCACTCCAGAGCGACGTCCCCGTCTCGCCGCAGGCAGCGCCCACCTTCGCCGACTGCGTCACCGGCTGGCTCGAGACCGATGACGTCACGCCGATCTACTGCAGCGGCTACGCCAGCGAGGATCGCTCGACGCCACCCGGGCTGTTCGGCGTCGCGACGGGCGGGGCGGGCGACCGCCTCGACGACCTCGAGATCGGGACGCCCGACGAACACGGTGCGATCTCCGGGCCCACCGGCGCGCTGGTAGCCGCCGCCTCCGAACGCGACGTCCCGGGCTACGGACTGGTCGTCGAGTCGAATCCCCAGTTCCCCGACCCCGAAGCGGCGCGCGTCCTCATCCGGGAGGGCATCGCCCCGCTCACGGACGTCGAGGTCGACACCGAGGCCCTCGTCGAGCAGGCCGAAGACGTCCAGGAGCGCCGCGAGGAACTCGCGAAGAAGCTCCAGGAGGCCCAGCAGGAGGCGAGTTCGGAGGCAAAGCCGCTCAGGATGTACCAATGA